A region of Colletotrichum higginsianum IMI 349063 chromosome 10, whole genome shotgun sequence DNA encodes the following proteins:
- a CDS encoding Metallopeptidase family M24, with product MNVSRPVSRALQTAQRLRPMKSASQWRLSFFTGCQFRRYSAVSAAELQFGQPVHETHPHILKAGEITPGITAQEYWERRARLAEKLPDNGVAVLAAADLQYRSGAVFFPYRQESNFLYLTGWNEGDSVAVIQKTGKEFGDFVFHLFTKPKDPVAEQWMGPRNGVQAAIDIFNADKAADISKLDRHLPEILKGASRVYTDIEKPRQGEQESKLWQLMKADKSWFPSVKLPLYPVVNSLRAIKSPAEVANMRRAGQISGRVITDAMRRSWNREKDLHAFLDYRFAADGCDGPAYVPVVAGGQNGLCIHYVVNNNVLRDGETVLVDAGGEYGTYITDISRTWPVSGKFSPAQKDLYEAVLTVQRSSVSLCRENANLSLDDIHDHTSAGLLGQLKSLGFDITSRDMDVLFPHHVGHYVGLDVHDVPGYGRRTPLKKGHCVTIEPGIYVPDTDRWPKSFRGLGVRIEDSICVDEESPYILTTEAVKEIADIEALRD from the exons ATGAACGTCTCACGGCCGGTGAGCCGCGCCCTTCAGACCGCCCAGAGACTACGCCCCATGAAATCGGCGTCACAATGGCGGCTCTCATTCTTCACTGGCTGTCAATTCCGGCGCTACTCCGCCGTCTCTGCCGCCGAGCTGCAGTTCGGCCAGCCCGTGCATGAGACTCACCCTCACATCCTCAAAGCCGGCGAGA TCACGCCCGGCATCACAGCCCAGGAGTACTGGGAACGACGCGCCCGCCTTGCCGAGAAGCTCCCAGACAATGGCGTCGCcgttctcgccgccgcagaccTTCAATACCGTTCCGGCGCGGTCTTCTTCCCCTACCGCCAAGAGTCCAACTTCCTTTATCTCACTGGCTGGAACGAGGGCGACTCGGTCGCCGTCATCCAAAAGACGGGCAAGGAATTCGGCGACTTCGTCTTCCATCTATTCACGAAGCCAAAGGACCCGGTCGCCGAGCAATGGATGGGCCCTCGGAACGGTGTTCAGGCTGCCATCGACATCTTCAACGCCGATAAGGCCGCCGACATTTCCAAACTCGACCGCCATCTCCCCGAGATCCTTAAGGGCGCTAGCCGTGTCTATACGGACATTGAGAAGCCGCGTCAGGGCGAGCAGGAGAGCAAGCTTTGGCAGCTCATGAAGGCTGACAAGTCTTGGTTTCCCTCCGTCAAGCTGCCCCTCTATCCCGTTGTCAACTCTCTGAGAGCCATCAAGTCTCCGGCCGAGGTTGCCAACATGCGCCGCGCTGGCCAGATCTCTGGGCGCGTCATCACCGACGCCATGCGCAGATCGTGGAACCGCGAGAAGGATCTCCATGCCTTCCTCGACTACCGtttcgccgccgacggctgCGACGGTCCGGCATATGTCCCCGTGGTCGCCGGTGGCCAGAACGGCCTTTGCATTCACTACGTCGTGAACAATAATGTACTGCGCGACGGCGAGacggtcctcgtcgacgccggcggcgaatACGGCACCTACATCACCGACATCTCTCGCACATGGCCCGTGAGCGGCAAGTTCTCGCCCGCGCAGAAAGATCTCTACGAGGCTGTGCTCACGGTCCAGCGCTCTAGTGTCTCGCTGTGCCGGGAGAATGCGAACCTATCTTTGGACGACATCCATGATCACACCTCGGCGGGGCTGCTCGGGCAGCTCAAGAGCCTGGGTTTCGATATCACATCCCGTGACATGGACGTGCTTTTCCCGCACCATGTCGGCCACTACGTCGGTCTGGACGTACACGATGTGCCGGGCTACGGCAGGAGGACACCCTTAAAGAAGGGGCATTGTGTGACCATTGAGCCTGGCATCTATGTCCCGGATACGGACCGATGGCCAAAGTCCTTCCGGGGCTTGGGCGTGCGGATCGAGGACAGCATTTGTGTAGACGAGGAGTCGCCATACATCCTCACCACagaggccgtcaaggagatCGCCGACATTGAAGCCCTTAGGGACTGA